One genomic region from Lynx canadensis isolate LIC74 chromosome E1, mLynCan4.pri.v2, whole genome shotgun sequence encodes:
- the KRT32 gene encoding keratin, type I cuticular Ha2: MVSNFSPASIKSCPRPPSVCSSSMSCRPELCLGYVCQPMTYVPSVCTPTTYRPASCLSKTYLSSSCWPSSCRPASGIASSMGTCSWYCEGTFNGNEKETMQFLNDRLANYLEKVRQLERENAELESKIQEACQSQVPTLCPDYQSYFRTIEELQQKVLCTKAENARMVVHIDNAKLAADDFRTKYETELAMRQLVEADTNGLRRILDELTLCKADLEAQVESLKEELLCLKKNHEEEVSALRCQLGDRLNIEVDAAPPVDLNRMLEEMRCQYETVVETNLRDVEEWFNMQMEELNQQVATSSEQLQSYQSDIIDLRRTVNTLEIELQAQHSLRDSLENTLAETEARYSSQLAQMQCLISNVEAQLADIRCDLERQNQEYQVLLDVRARLEGEINTYRGLLESEDCKLPCNPCSTPSCPPCAPSPSVPRTICVPRTVCVPCVPCPQVHY, translated from the exons ATGGTATCCAACTTCTCACCAGCTTCCATCAAGAGCTGCCCGCGGCCCCCCTCTGTCTGCTCCAGCAGCATGAGCTGCCGGCCCGAGCTGTGCCTGGGTTACGTCTGCCAGCCCATGACATACGTGCCTTCTGTCTGCACGCCCACCACCTACCGGCCAGCCAGCTGCCTCTCCAAGACCTACCTATCCAGCTCCTGCTGGCCCAGCAGCTGCCGGCCAGCCAGTGGTATCGCCAGTTCCATGGGCACCTGCAGCTGGTACTGTGAAGGGACGTTCAATGGCAACGAGAAGGAGACCATGCAGTTCCTGAACGACCGCCTGGCCAACTACCTGGAGAAGGTGCGCCAGCTGGAGCGGGAGAACGCGGAGCTGGAGAGCAAGATCCAAGAGGCCTGCCAGTCTCAAGTGCCCACCCTGTGTCCTGACTACCAGTCTTATTTCAGGACCATCGAGGAGCTCCAGCAGAAG GTTCTGTGCACCAAGGCAGAGAACGCCAGGATGGTCGTGCACATTGATAACGCCAAGCTGGCCGCCGATGACTTTAGGACCAA GTACGAGACGGAACTGGCCATGCGGCAGCTGGTGGAGGCCGACACCAACGGCCTGCGCAGGATCCTGGACGAGCTGACCCTGTGCAAGGCCGACCTGGAGGCCCAGGTGGAGTCCCTGAAGGAGGAGCTGCTGTGCCTCAAGAAGAACCACGAGGAG GAAGTCAGTGCCCTCCGGTGCCAGCTGGGGGACCGCCTTAATATCGAGGTCGACGCTGCACCGCCCGTGGACCTGAACAGGATGCTGGAGGAGATGCGGTGTCAGTATGAGACTGTGGTGGAGACCAACCTCAGGGACGTGGAGGAATGGTTCAACATGCAG ATGGAGGAGCTCAATCAGCAGGTGGCCACGAGCTCCGAGCAGCTTCAGAGCTACCAGTCGGACATCATCGATCTGAGACGAACGGTCAACACGCTGGAGATCGAGCTGCAGGCCCAGCACAGCCTG AGGGACTCTCTCGAAAACACCCTGGCGGAGACCGAGGCGCGCTACAGCTCCCAGCTGGCCCAGATGCAGTGCCTGATCAGCAACGTGGAGGCCCAGCTGGCCGACATCCGCTGTGACCTGGAGCGGCAGAACCAGGAGTACCAGGTGCTGCTGGACGTGCGGGCCCGGCTGGAGGGCGAGATCAACACGTACCGGGGCCTGCTGGAGAGCGAGGACTGCAA GTTGCCCTGTAACCCGTGCTCCACTCCCTCCTGTCCCCCTTGTGCACCTTCACCCAGCGTGCCCCGCACCATCTGTGTGCCCCGCACCGTCTGTGTGCCTTGTGTGCCCTGTCCTCAGGTCCACTACTGA